The Anomaloglossus baeobatrachus isolate aAnoBae1 chromosome 5 unlocalized genomic scaffold, aAnoBae1.hap1 SUPER_5_unloc_21, whole genome shotgun sequence genome segment cagatcctcagagtggccaagcttggggtcatatgtctcctgtgactgatgatggtgggaggaagaaggaccaggttgaggattggatggaccagccttctgtgtattcacagtagactgtgtggtcgtggaaaatttgttgctgcttgagaaatgtgaagaggccttattgtctgccatccaagatagAATCTGCTCTCGCTGTTCTGGTTTACACACACGTTTACATTCCAGACTGGGAAatttgaggaggaggagggtaaagccgaaTGCTACAATGggagcattgtaaactgctatggaatatgtattctactatctgagtctcattgagggaggcaccgcccaaatgtataagtaagagcagtccctccaaaatgtacgttactgggccacctcagggccctcaccaaactccAGGTTTCTTGACACCTGCAGACCCTCTGAAAATCTGAATTTAGTGctacagaatgacatggaggaggaggagagtaaaacccaacgattagggatgatcgaataccaaaatatccgcttcgacgaatatccgacaaataggtcgctgctatttgagtattcgcgaatattcgatgcccaatgtaagtctatgggaaacccgaataatttcatgttggacctaacggtgacctgtggtgactgaggaaaggctgaaatggatgggaaaaggcagaaacagtatgggcacagcctgtagaaggttggaAATAATCTGGAAACAagcctgctctctctctctctctctctctgtctctgtcactctctctcctcatTCATGTTTCGTTTTCTCATGCTTTACacggcagctctgctcattcacgttcccttttgtcatgctttacactgcatgtgcgtttcaaaaagcatccaaaacgatgcgtttttgatgcattttgaatgcattttagatgcatttttgacagtgcggtacgtctcccgacttcattgtcattgcgcggCTTTGTCTGATTTgttatcacaggtgaaggactcaccagtgaccgcaaatcacctgagtgactgaagtgagccgcgcgatcagcggtgccgtcactcaggttgcccgtggccagctcgagtcctcttcctgagagcggtggccgcgggtaacctgagtgacgtcatcactgatagcatcgcggctcacttcagttgctctgtggagctcacggtgtgcggtggtgttctacggctactcctgtcatcttcatgtagcagagctggatgcgtcgtgggacctcgtgtaaattacgttggacctggaggggtatttggggattttaatagtgGTGATAGAGGGTGGGGGTTTTTTCGGCTTTTATTccagataaatgattttttgggtgtatgtgtttattttctttaacttgtaGGTTAATCATgagggtgtctcagatgcctgccatgattaacctagtgctaccgcaccagggcaattcgggatgagccaggcagagtcccaggactgtcacatctaatggatgcggcaattccggcggctgctggctgatatttttaggctggtggggtttccataacgtggggctccccatcctgagaataccagccttcagccatgtggctttaccttggctggcatcaaaattgagggggctgcacgtcgtttttttaaattatttatttattttactgcactacatagacccgcccaccggcggctgtgattggttgcagtgagacagttgtcactcaatgtggcagctcgtctgaatgcaaccaatcataggtgctggtgggcaagggaagcagtgaatacgagatggaataatgagcggcattTTCAAAAGTTGGAGAagacgccggagcagtgtgacagccatgcagagcagtgctagtgatcggtgagtatgagacacgggtggagagggagagacagacagacagagagagaccgatggacagacagagagagccctatagctggttctgcattcacagatttgcgatttggcgatttatggagctgctagcagctactggacacagtcttcagcccttacaaggactatttattagttgatctaagaacgctctcctgcactcaatacagtctatctacactgccagctccctatgactgtatgttcacaaaatggccgctggcgtaTATAGCCCCCAAGACGCTGTGCGGccgagccaatcacagtaacaccacaacaaagatggctgcggcattactgtgagggtaaacaacatcagatgtgttcattggctggaaaacaggcgccaggatgtcagaaatgaaaatgaaagtatcggagcggatgttgttttattcgtcggataccaaatgtcgcgaatagcctgttatttgtcggataccgaatagtggcgaatacattcgctcatgccTACCATCGatacaatgggcgcattgtaaactgttatgaaggattttttttggttattttttttttctttatatgacttagtttttaattttaccataaaatctactggaaattaagtaaaagtgcaatgaaatgatgaaaaaaaaccaaacaaattccatctttttttattgtttttacgctATTGACGATGTGCTggaagtgagcggtcagcgtgattctccaggtcagtgtgattacggcaatatcagacGTCCACATTTCTTAGTAtctcagtggtgactagagatgagtggacccgtggatgttcggcttctgctggtccagaTGAATATTTGTATAGATCGgttctggacttggacttgacctgaagtttatttaaagtcactgattggcagttctggtctccgcccacatgtagccataaacagatcactatcAGGGGAGGACGGgtttttcagttttatttcttggtgcacaatacatctgattGTGGTTTGCATATTTAAATCccccgaactccaaacctgaactttactatcttggaaaagtctgagtttgtaccgaactacaggttcactcatctctagtagtgaataaaaatcagacttttgtaaaaaaaaaaacattaaaaaatcggtttgtgtctccattttccgatTTTCCGACATCGaagttgagtgaggacttgttttttgcttgatgagccgacgttttcattgataccattttaggtgcaatacttttatgggtcggttttgctacttcatttcatgttgaaattttttttttcctacccaaatgatatcttcccttcattattatctcgattaattttacatatcggctcatctccttatCATTTTGGTCGTTATAATATCGGATTCTATCAGTGGTTTTATTCTGTTTTCAGAAAATGTCCTGTCCAGGATGGATATGGCCAGGGACAAGATggcagagaggatattacacctcaccctagagatcctcttccggcttactggagaggtgagagattctgatgacgtcacattacatcattcttatctatgggaataacagatggacagaactggagaggtgaggactctggaaatgtctggagtgagatttattactgtgtctctccataaccaggattacacagtagtgaagaagacctctagtgagcgctgtcaggcccctgtgtctgagggatggggaagacccctgagcccaatcacggggcctccacctcaccccccgatacatgaggacatcaataaccagaagatcctagaactcacctacaagatgattgagctgctgactggagaggtgacactgctgggaatgctgggacattatacagtaacgctatgaagggatcgggggtgacggtatcattgtatgtgtcaggttcctataaggtgtcaggatgtcaccgtctatttctccatggaggagtgggagtatttagaaggacacaaagatctgtacaaggacgtcatgatggaggttccccagcccctcacatcaccaggtaatagacaggactaaatacacacggcctataattatctgtatgtaaggaatgaattcagtccctgtatgtgtctcctccagttctatccagtaagaggacaacaccagagagatgtccccgtcctcttctcccacagacctgtaaacaagaagaccccgatgttcctcaggatgtgtttcctccagctctatccagtaagagatatctactcatgtactttctgcactaatttgtgtttacatttttagactttctgctcagtttttttttcaaatgtattgtctttccttctgtttgtttctagtgccttctctatgttattATGAAgggaactcaaagacctgcagagggttcataaaTACCGTTTCCCTGAAAATCAAACATAGTCCAAAAATAACCCTTAGCACAATTTTATGGGATCTttgaagaatgcttgaaatataagccctactccataaataagccctagttacagtcagggccagcgttgggaggagtcaaactgcgcaaatTCTCAAAACCCCACTCTCTTAaagaccccatcagttgtattctgaggttaattgtttaaggacctttgatggcttcaaagtcatgtgacatgatgtaaccaaaggtctcttaattgcaggagtctaaaaggactgaacagaagacaggctggcatggtggactggcattaggggaaagggagagcaaactggacaattGCACAGGGCCCCATTCTCccaggggccccagtgtttatataccaATTATAGTGTGTCGCCCATGGataagggggtactcagatccgggccacggggtcacttctgtgggtatcacggtggcgtgacccggtctgtgatcccaggctccacagtaaaaggggatttggtaagggagattgtccgtgacgccacccacggttgtggtgaggttgtgacaccaccactgctctggacagggatcccgggagtgatggtatggagcagctagatgttagttctcccctccgtgggtagggggttggttgtcccggggcccggttaggtaggtggatgggtagcaggcgggttatggggcctggtgaggtgcagggtcgcaggggcagcgctgttccgcacggcatggggtactcactcagccagtaatcacgacacagtccttggtaaaacactcggctggatggacgggtgcccacagacggctgcggttgttgtttctcccctgacccagtttggtggtgtaagtcctttcttccacctccgtgcacgctcctcctgcgctccggcttccagctggctccccggttcggtaccggtgggccaccgcccagccccggctacctacggttccaccaactgtctccccggctccctgcagacggccactaccgtctgcctgactctctgctgcacgagggccataggctccaatcctaggccccagtctgcgtctgcctctctgcagacctcctctctcttcctctcctaggacctgactcggcttgtttcctgcctcaggccagctaactcctgggtgggcgtctccatctcctgactccgcccacctggtgtgtcagtctgagcccgaggaaaggaatcaagtttcactggggatgtctgctgtgaaactgttgggggtgggggtgtgtgtgtgttgttacctgtggcccctggcttgtccagggcgccacaataggactgcttaaggaccattTTGTcatcatgtcatgtgaccaaaggtctcaattggaggagtctaaagctgaagaggagacaggctggtgtgtgtgtgtgtgtgtgtgtgtgtgtgtgtgtgtgtatgttcacgacaattttaaccagctttgccaaagctttgccaaaatgggcagagcttggccagaacaagggtgtgatgccaccgcttctctaattcataacaaactgcaatgatccctatgccagaaatctcactccagtccctgacgtcatttttcagtgtacatcacCGGTTTTGATGAATTTGAACCCTAATGTTTATCTGTACAggctgcaagaccctgctacctgctttggttacaaagcctaaggatagaccatcagcgttacagtcccagacaacccagtTGAATTTTCAGCatctgtctttattttattttcgtcttcaaaaaaacctttttgaaattgtctatgttgtggatcaatgtttcaaggagatgtttgcaggttttgcgaaccgtcatggcagcgtcaggatctgttgaaatgatagactctggtactttgcatgttaatttctctgctgtctgtgagcagcgcagggagacgcaggcatcaaaccacaggtttgggcaggctagtaagagttattctctgctgggctgcttgttaaggtctgtgatcccatgctgtagaggagaaagtattgttTGCTCCCGTTCTGTACATGCTggttggactatttcattaatgccagctatagtttacctatactgatctggtgaggtgttgtgatccagacttatgggtgttttttgtgcattattactgttagctgttgtggtgttaacccttgttgtcatttttgttgctgccttcttgctcttgcttttctccttagcctctcactgtttatttttgtgagtttgcaatgtgtcccgtctgtcttaatctgtatttccatcataatcctgccccttccttccctagggGATCACAGATTAGAGCAAGTCAGGAGACTAGTAATGCacgagactccggcatctccatcttcaggggtaatccagaggttaggaatagcttagggtcccctagtgtgagggacagtataggagccccctatccctcattgtcacaatgtgactgcaggataatcaatcagattatttactgtagcacattccagagaactggtgctaggaatgggagagccGAATTAgcaaagatgtaactcttaaggccgctttacacacgatattgctagcgatctcgttagcgatgtgacacgcccagatcgttgctacgatttgacgagatcgctcataggtcattttgtagcggtcacatgtacccatctcacaaacgatgctacatcgttcagcgagatattgtttgaccaaggcggtcatgtggatgttgttcgtcgttggcagggtgtcaaacgtagcaatatgtctgttgTGTtacacaatattttgaaactgaacatcGTGTCAATGATTTTCGCTTTTTTTAagattgttcggagtcgcacgtaggtgtcacacgcaactacgtcgtcAACGACGACGGAagcgcgtcacgaaaaccatgaccccgacatatcgtcagataaatcgtagcgtgtaaatgggcctttagatctcgatattggacaacagattcagaataattttttccctaatttaatttctgatgttatggtttaaaaaataaatgtactgtcaagataatatcattaaaaattaataactttgtgtttatttttagcagatgactgtattgggagttcagatggatctctaatatcttcagaatttataacagaagatgaaagtatcccacatgatacatatgaagagcatactgttgtcccagatataaatccagtccttcctcggaaagttcTATCATCTGAGTTTTTCAAGCAAGCCCAAAATTCCCatctatcacagaattgtaagcagaaTAAAAGTTACAAAAGGGATGTGGAATATGAAACGGATGAATTGGTTcctacaagggagaagccattttcatgtttaaaatgtaggaaatgttttgccagtaaatcacatcttgttgaccatcaaatatatcacactgggaagaagccattttcatgtcaagaatgtgggaaatgtttttttcagaaatccTATCTTTTTAAAcaccaaagatctcacacaggggagaagccatttttaagcccagaatgtgaaaaatgttttattccaaGAATAACCCTTGCTAACGATCAAAAAATTAACTCTAGGAAGAACCCATTTTCATGcttagagtgtgggaaatgttttattcagaaatcatgccttgttagacatcagaaaattcacacaggggagaagccattttcatgttcagaatgtggaaaatgtttttttcagaaatcatgccttgttagacatcagaaacttcacacaggggagaaaccattttcaagttcagagtgtgggaaatgttttatttggaaatcaaatcttgttgtgcatcaaagatctcacacaggagagaagccattttcatgttcagaatgtggaaaatgttttatccagAGATCAGCTtttgttagtcatcaaagatctcacacaggtgagaagccattttcatgttcagaatgtggaaaatgttttatccagagatcagatcttgttaggcatcaaagatctcacacaggtgagaagccattttcatgttcagaatgtgaaaaatgttttagtcagatgtcacatcttgttacacatcataaaattcacacagcggacaagccattttcatgttcagaatgtggaaaatgtttttttcagaaatcatgccttgttagacatcagaaaattcacacaggggagaagccattttcatgttcagaatgtggaaaatgtttttttcagaaatcatgccttgttagacatcagaaacttcacacaggggagaaaccattttcatgttcagagtgtgggaaatgttttattcggaaatcaaatcttgttgagcatcaaagatctcacacaggagagaagccattttcatgttcagaatgtggaaaatgttttatccagAGATCAGcttttgttaggcatcaaagatctcacacaggtgagaagccattttcattcagaatgtgaaaaatgttttagtcagatgtcacatcttgttacacatcataaaattcacacagcggacaagccattttcatgttcagaatgtggaaaatgtttttttcagaaatcatgccttgttagacatcagaaacttcacacaggggagaaaccattttcatgttcagagtgtgggaaatgttttatttggaaatcaaatcttgttgtgcatcaaagatctcacacaggagagaagccattttcatgttcagaatgtggaaaatgttttatccagAGATCAGCTtttgttagtcatcaaagatctcacacaggtgagaagccattttcatgttcagaatgtgaaaaatgttttagtcagatgtcacatcttgttagacatcataaaattcacacagcggacaagccattttcatgttcagagtgtgggaaatgttttagtcagaattcagaatttgttagacatcagaaaattcacacaggggagaacgtattttcatgtttagaatgtgggaaatgttttattgcgaaatcagcttttgttatgcatcaaagatctcacacaggggagaagccattttcatgttcagaatgtgggaaatgttttatttcaaaatcagagcttgttatgcatcaaagatctcacacaggggagaagccatttttatgttcagactgtgggcaatgttttactagtaaatcaaatcttgttgtgcatcaaaggtctcacacaggggagaagccgttttcatgttgagaatgtgggaattgttttattaataaatcagatcttgttgtgcatcaaaggtctcacacaggggagaagccattttcatgttcagaatgtgggaaatgttatattcagaaagcacatcttgttagtcatcagagatctcacacaggggagaagccattttcatgttcagaatgtgggcaatgttttactaggaaatcaggtcttgttaaacatgtgaagaagctgcacagggaaggaacctctttcatgttgtgaataattgaaatgtttaactggtaaatcaagtcttgccgaccatcagaaaaccaacagagcggagtagccattcttgctttcagaatttggcaaatgtttttaaGATTAATGAGATCCTGTTGTCCGATGAGTCAcacaggagaagccatcatgatgtactataatttAAAGGATTTTATAAAAAGATTGCTACAATTGCTCAAGGAAGaatttgtaaggaaaaaaaaaatttatttctttttaaacttattgtactttttggaccataagacacacctaggttttgaatgaggaatatagggaaaaagattgacacaaaaaatgtggtcatcacgCACTGTTATTGGGGGGatctgctgacactgttactgggataaaatcccctaattctgtactgatgtcacccatcctgggccccttacagGTAATGTTGATGTGTCTCCCATCCTCGTGTATACTGTAtatccatcctggtttatatgttggccatctttatcccatcctggtctatatgatccccatcctggtatatatgattcttgtcctagtatatatgtccccattcttgtgtatatatatatatatatatagccctcatcatgggcccatgctggtatatatttccccatcacgctGCACACATAAGAAAAGAAATGATTACACtccccatccctccgctctcccggTGCACAGTGTTCTCTactgatgctggcaagtgacttcacCATGTAAGCGGAGAAGCGCATGACATTACTACCATGTGCCCTCAGTTACACGCAGACGTAAgtgttagagaatagtcagccataataTGCTGCCATGTTGTATCTAAGAGCCATCTTGGgaagacttgagcaaactaactttgcagctaatgagctgcactggctagagttctcccccagagaggagatagagatgacatcagtgtaattagcaagtataagaaaaggtccaaaaaaggttaaattgaatagaagaatacaattgcgtcagttgatagatggggatgtgtagtcatgaatagcaggtgtattgaattgataaagaaattaagttgtcaatagagttgtcagtgtgtgaagagttatgtgaagtagaggcgccttcagggatcagaaaTGTCAGCAATGATGACACGGCTGAACTAGTGAAAAGTATCATGGAGGCCCATAGGAATCCAATAGTGTttaccgcaatgctcgtaaataatgtcatgatgtatcattatattctttgttctccaacgtatacgcctttctctgcagtatgagctttcctttgtctaacatgtataaGAGCCCCACACGCCTTTCGGGGgacacttcttcttcttcttcatctgttgctaattctgctgttctgccagacacctgcgtgtgtcatcctgccgcataacctgtcttatctgctctgttgctatctcggaataaacttcagtctttgcttgaAACCGATTGTCTAGAATGTCGTCTTAGCTCTCaaggtctacggacattttctttcTGTAAACTtccagaatattcactgctccccatagcCGGGATTATTGGTTTGGGGAGCACTGACTATTCAATGTCTAATTGTAGACACACGTGATCGCCCAGTCATAGCATTAAGCAGGCGGCTTAGTAATCATGTGTACCCGATATTAAAGAGAGTgaatattcgctgctccccatgCTACTAATACCGCCTACTTGGcgctggcttcattgcctagaggtgggcgggattatggtgtggggagcagtgaatatttttagctggcacactgttagcctttttgagagcctttaggaacatttgtgaaagcttttgatactggattatatttagataattcactaatctcaggttgcccactgctttatttactaaaaagcgcagccccagattggagataggaactcttaagtatatcacattgtatataattgcatttcaaatcttgttgatttgttaataaatgcttgtaaaatatatattcttcatgcctatctttctctattgtctagatgtgatgattttgcctccgaacctctggagttggcgcagacctgtagacatttcacaccaaaatagtgaggggagaattgaatcacactatgtatcttagatatgtggaagttgttaagacgctctgttcccaaattatcaaagcttttatgcaaaaaaaaaattggaaagttGTGCCAAGATTTGTCATTttcactctaaagcgggctttacacgctacgagatcgctacagcgatctcgttggggtcacggattttgtgacgcacatccggccgctgtagcgatatcgttgtgtgtgactcctaggagcgattttggattgttacaaaatcgctcctcgttgatgtcgcgggcggaggaggggacgccgcgctctcccactgctcgggtccggctgccgctgcggctgctgcggcctgctgctgctgctgctgctcggtggctcgagcgatgggccggatcccggggactcgagcggcgctcttcgcccgtgagtgaaaggggattgggttttgggatagtttattgtccgtgatgccacccacggttgtggtgattaagcggacaccaccgctgctctgtctggggagcccgggagtgatggtacggagcagccagttgttgatttgcccctccgtgggtagggggtttggtggtcccgggcccagtgatggggtcggtatggtggacaggcgggtatggggcctgtggaggtgcaggggcgcaggggcagcgctgtgccgcacggcacggaggtactcactcagccagtaaacacgacacagttctcggtaaacaaatggctggttggacgggtccctcggacggttacggtgctgatgttccctgcagttagcggtgacgg includes the following:
- the LOC142259008 gene encoding uncharacterized protein LOC142259008, whose product is MAERILHLTLEILFRLTGEDYTVVKKTSSERCQAPVSEGWGRPLSPITGPPPHPPIHEDINNQKILELTYKMIELLTGEVPIRCQDVTVYFSMEEWEYLEGHKDLYKDVMMEVPQPLTSPVLSSKRTTPERCPRPLLPQTCKQEDPDVPQDVFPPALSTDDCIGSSDGSLISSEFITEDESIPHDTYEEHTVVPDINPVLPRKVLSSEFFKQAQNSHLSQNCKQNKSYKRDVEYETDELVPTREKPFSCLKCRKCFASKSHLVDHQIYHTGKKPFSCQECGKCFFQKSYLFKHQRSHTGEKPFLSPECEKCFIPRITLANDQKINSRKNPFSCLECGKCFIQKSCLVRHQKIHTGEKPFSCSECGKCFFQKSCLVRHQKLHTGEKPFSSSECGKCFIWKSNLVVHQRSHTGEKPFSCSECGKCFIQRSAFVSHQRSHTGEKPFSCSECGKCFIQRSDLVRHQRSHTGEKPFSCSECEKCFSQMSHLVTHHKIHTADKPFSCSECGKCFFQKSCLVRHQKIHTGEKPFSCSECGKCFFQKSCLVRHQKLHTGEKPFSCSECGKCFIRKSNLVEHQRSHTGEKPFSCSECGKCFIQRSAFVRHQRSHTGEKPFSFRM